One Sediminibacillus dalangtanensis genomic region harbors:
- a CDS encoding YitT family protein, whose amino-acid sequence MFFIEARRIFIVMVGALFNAIALNFFLIAANVYASGFTGIAQLLSSIFQDFFNINGVSTGIILFILNIPVAILGWYKVGKGFTIYSVISVIFTTIFLEVLPVQPLSEDIILNAVFGGVIGGIGVGMTLKWGASTGGLDIVAMVLSRMKDKPIGNFFLIINSGIIIVAGLLYEAENALYTLLTLYVTTRVIDALHTRHEKVTAMIVTRKAEEMQKAIHDKMIRGITILPARGAYSREHKDMMVLVITRYELYDLERIISEVDPQAFTNVVQTTGIFGFFRRND is encoded by the coding sequence ATGTTTTTCATTGAAGCGAGAAGAATTTTTATCGTGATGGTGGGGGCATTGTTCAATGCAATTGCATTAAACTTTTTCCTGATTGCCGCGAATGTGTATGCCAGCGGTTTTACAGGTATTGCCCAGCTTTTATCAAGTATTTTTCAAGACTTTTTCAATATCAATGGAGTAAGCACTGGTATCATATTATTTATTTTGAATATACCGGTTGCCATATTGGGCTGGTACAAAGTCGGGAAGGGTTTTACGATTTACAGTGTAATCTCGGTCATATTCACGACGATTTTTCTTGAAGTGTTGCCGGTACAGCCATTATCAGAGGATATTATTCTAAATGCTGTTTTCGGCGGTGTCATCGGCGGTATAGGTGTCGGTATGACATTAAAATGGGGGGCATCCACAGGCGGTCTTGATATCGTGGCGATGGTCTTGTCCCGTATGAAGGACAAACCGATCGGTAATTTCTTTTTGATCATCAACAGCGGAATCATCATTGTCGCTGGTTTGCTGTATGAGGCAGAGAATGCCTTGTATACGTTGCTGACTTTATATGTAACAACAAGGGTAATCGATGCGCTCCATACCCGTCATGAAAAAGTGACAGCCATGATTGTCACGCGCAAAGCAGAGGAGATGCAAAAAGCGATTCATGACAAGATGATCCGTGGTATCACGATTTTACCTGCTCGTGGAGCATACAGTCGTGAACACAAGGACATGATGGTACTTGTGATCACCAGGTATGAACTGTATGATTTGGAGCGGATTATTTCGGAAGTGGATCCGCAGGCGTTCACGAATGTTGTGCAGACAACCGGAATATTTGGTTTCTTCCGGCGCAACGATTAA
- a CDS encoding DUF3813 family protein: MANNFMQQARNAMNRITNMTNGGQNVSEQEKQAARNAIQSAYTSASPEEQEQLQQLEEQLNRHNQLQ; the protein is encoded by the coding sequence ATGGCAAACAATTTCATGCAGCAAGCTAGAAATGCGATGAACCGTATAACCAACATGACAAACGGCGGCCAGAATGTCAGCGAACAAGAGAAACAAGCAGCTCGCAATGCAATCCAATCTGCTTATACAAGCGCTTCCCCCGAAGAGCAAGAACAGCTTCAGCAGTTAGAAGAGCAGCTTAACCGTCATAACCAATTGCAGTAA
- a CDS encoding NifU N-terminal domain-containing protein: MSVRVEATPNPNAMKFTTDSMIFEGNNSVSVMAGQTSEHKVLNDLMELDGVDNVFGFQNFITVNKKFDVEWESLTPQVEAILNEYGY, encoded by the coding sequence ATGAGTGTACGAGTGGAAGCGACACCGAACCCAAATGCAATGAAATTTACAACGGATTCCATGATATTTGAGGGAAATAATAGCGTGTCCGTGATGGCTGGACAAACAAGTGAGCACAAGGTGCTGAATGACCTGATGGAACTAGACGGAGTCGACAATGTTTTCGGTTTCCAAAACTTCATCACAGTAAACAAAAAATTCGATGTGGAGTGGGAGTCACTTACCCCACAAGTGGAAGCTATTTTAAACGAATACGGATATTAA